One window of the Candidatus Tisiphia endosymbiont of Sialis lutaria genome contains the following:
- a CDS encoding efflux RND transporter permease subunit, which yields MIKKLLEHSSIFMVINIVVVLLGIYAYLQLKIQLLPNIPASNIYISIINPNVRPDLIEKYITKPFEEVFSHVDGLESILAVSQLGESKITLSIAKKVPIEQAINQVRDLILKNKALLPEGAKDPIISTESFSALPMMYIAVGSNNNLLVTAEDIETIKKKLKYVDGVANSSGFGVTEKVVNIDIDPEKIAKYYIPLDSVLASLTLQNTDFSGGKLSNQYKTEYISFDTTINKLSDFGDINLESNNVAIKLKNIASITLSDKEALSFAYFGTNKIVLLGIFAKSDANPVDVSKNVKHFLEYYEKANPHFTFQVVIDDSQDILQAFQEVKKTLIESVLLVSVIVLLLMGSVRYSIIAICAIPVSMAACLVMLYLCGFTLNSITMLAMVLAIGLVVDDSIVVIENAEHYYQKNKNALTSILQAIYGLFLSVLILMLTLVVIYIPILFIKGEVGKILQEFSLSIIACLVMSFIVAFTLTPILFLKLANNTHESKFAQIVNKTLDMITDKYKSSLFFIIRYARVFLFLVTIVVAAGTYVASNSMKIEIEPFEKKDMIILTNIFMPNTNLSYIHRYMEKITKMVNSSDNIKYTLNIEESPRSTIWIILKDKTKAVQTLHEIEAKLARIAVGGDVSVKFAQGKNTGSAKGNVELSFYVNNHSSMENAWQDVHFIQANSQNLFTSVIAIATSLVQDYKIWCNQDKLFKYGLSQKDISNTLDILFNARKIGNFKHYDNTYDVVAKSDPKFGKMLSNIQNMFITTQKNGENLIQLKDICDIDRVNTVNQIMRYNEQYSIEVIATAKHGVKLQDAVHSIDQLNSKLPSDSDISYSEQTKMLIDSTSSFTLLILVSVFGLYLLMFARFNDLMLSFIILIGGIPAALSIALLSLYFTQGGLNIYTQISLITLAGLMTKHSVLLCSAMHQKGQGGIKSIVTGATSRIRAILITSLAMSIGLLSLFFDSGNYANSRFQMAMVLVTGIAVGSILTLYVTPLLYISFYRIRYQQQLSKVRR from the coding sequence ATGATAAAAAAATTGTTGGAACATAGCAGTATTTTTATGGTGATCAATATTGTGGTGGTGCTGCTTGGGATATACGCATATTTGCAGCTGAAAATTCAACTTTTGCCCAATATCCCTGCTTCAAATATTTATATTTCGATCATCAACCCGAACGTCAGACCGGATTTGATAGAGAAATACATTACTAAACCTTTTGAAGAGGTTTTTTCACATGTTGATGGTCTTGAGTCGATTCTTGCTGTTAGTCAGCTAGGAGAAAGTAAAATAACGTTAAGTATTGCCAAAAAAGTTCCGATAGAACAAGCAATTAACCAAGTTAGAGATTTGATACTAAAAAATAAGGCTCTCTTGCCAGAGGGAGCTAAAGACCCGATAATCTCGACTGAAAGCTTTTCTGCTTTACCAATGATGTATATTGCTGTGGGGTCTAATAATAATTTGTTAGTTACCGCTGAGGATATTGAAACAATCAAGAAAAAGCTTAAATATGTTGATGGTGTAGCCAATTCATCTGGTTTTGGTGTGACAGAAAAAGTGGTTAATATCGATATTGATCCGGAAAAAATTGCAAAATATTATATTCCTTTAGATAGTGTCCTTGCTTCGTTAACACTACAAAATACTGATTTTTCTGGTGGTAAATTATCAAATCAATATAAAACAGAGTATATATCTTTTGATACGACAATCAATAAGTTGAGTGATTTTGGCGATATCAATTTGGAAAGTAATAATGTTGCTATAAAATTAAAAAATATTGCTAGCATTACGCTATCAGATAAAGAGGCACTTAGTTTTGCCTATTTTGGCACGAATAAAATTGTTTTATTAGGTATTTTTGCTAAGTCAGATGCCAATCCAGTTGATGTATCAAAAAATGTAAAACATTTCCTAGAATATTACGAAAAAGCTAATCCACACTTTACCTTTCAGGTTGTTATTGATGATAGCCAAGATATTTTACAAGCTTTTCAAGAAGTGAAAAAAACTTTGATTGAATCGGTATTGTTGGTGTCAGTAATTGTTTTACTGCTAATGGGATCAGTGCGATATTCAATTATTGCAATCTGTGCAATTCCAGTCTCAATGGCTGCTTGTTTGGTTATGCTATATTTGTGTGGTTTTACACTCAACTCGATAACGATGTTGGCAATGGTCTTGGCTATAGGGTTGGTGGTTGACGACTCTATCGTAGTGATTGAGAATGCTGAACATTACTATCAGAAAAATAAAAATGCTTTAACTAGTATATTGCAAGCAATTTATGGTCTCTTTTTATCTGTTTTAATATTGATGCTTACGCTAGTAGTAATATATATCCCTATTTTGTTTATTAAAGGAGAGGTAGGAAAAATTTTACAGGAATTTTCTCTATCAATCATTGCTTGTTTAGTGATGTCCTTTATCGTGGCGTTTACTTTAACACCTATATTGTTCTTAAAACTAGCAAATAATACGCATGAAAGCAAATTTGCTCAAATTGTTAATAAGACGCTGGATATGATTACGGACAAATATAAAAGTTCTTTATTTTTTATTATACGCTATGCCAGAGTATTTTTATTCTTAGTAACTATAGTTGTAGCAGCTGGTACATATGTTGCATCAAACTCTATGAAAATAGAAATTGAGCCATTTGAAAAAAAAGATATGATTATACTTACCAACATCTTTATGCCTAATACCAATTTAAGTTACATCCATCGTTATATGGAGAAAATTACTAAAATGGTCAATAGTAGTGATAATATTAAATATACCCTAAATATTGAAGAATCGCCACGTTCAACAATTTGGATAATATTAAAAGATAAAACTAAAGCGGTGCAAACCTTGCATGAAATTGAAGCTAAACTCGCAAGAATAGCAGTAGGTGGAGATGTTTCAGTGAAGTTTGCCCAGGGGAAAAATACTGGTTCAGCAAAGGGTAACGTTGAGTTGAGCTTTTATGTCAATAACCATTCATCTATGGAGAATGCTTGGCAGGATGTTCATTTTATACAGGCTAATTCACAGAATTTATTTACTAGTGTTATAGCTATTGCGACTTCACTTGTGCAAGATTATAAAATTTGGTGTAATCAAGATAAATTATTCAAATATGGCTTAAGTCAGAAAGATATATCAAATACTTTAGATATTCTGTTTAATGCTAGAAAGATAGGAAACTTTAAGCATTATGATAATACTTATGATGTTGTTGCTAAATCAGACCCTAAATTTGGTAAAATGCTAAGTAATATACAAAATATGTTTATTACAACACAGAAAAATGGAGAAAACCTTATTCAGCTTAAGGATATATGCGATATTGATAGAGTGAATACAGTTAATCAAATTATGCGTTATAATGAGCAGTATTCCATTGAAGTAATTGCCACTGCTAAACATGGCGTTAAATTGCAAGATGCAGTGCATTCTATTGATCAGTTAAATAGTAAATTGCCAAGTGATAGTGATATTAGCTATAGTGAACAAACGAAAATGCTTATTGATTCAACATCATCATTTACATTACTAATTTTAGTATCTGTATTTGGACTCTACTTATTAATGTTTGCACGCTTTAACGATTTAATGCTATCATTTATTATTCTAATTGGAGGAATTCCAGCTGCTTTAAGTATAGCTTTATTGAGTTTATATTTTACTCAAGGGGGGTTAAATATCTATACTCAAATATCACTTATCACATTAGCGGGATTAATGACTAAACATAGTGTATTGTTATGTAGTGCAATGCATCAAAAGGGGCAAGGAGGGATAAAATCAATAGTAACAGGAGCCACATCAAGAATCAGGGCAATTTTAATTACTTCTCTGGCTATGAGTATTGGCTTGCTGTCACTTTTCTTTGATAGTGGGAATTATGCCAATAGTCGCTTCCAAATGGCTATGGTTCTAGTAACAGGCATTGCTGTTGGATCGATATTAACACTTTATGTAACCCCTTTACTTTATATTAGTTTTTATCGTATTCGTTACCAACAACAGCTGTCGAAAGTTAGAAGGTAG